Genomic DNA from Candidatus Neomarinimicrobiota bacterium:
AGATCTGACTCATGGAAAGATTGAGAAAAGTCAAACACCAGATAATGGGATTGGAGGGCGAACTTGGAACAGCGTCACGCTGATGAATGAATTAAAGCCCGGAGTAGATCCGCTTGGACCGGAAAACATTCTATGTATTGGTGTAGGGCCACTTACCGGAAGCGAGTTGATCGGAACCTGTCGATTCATCGCCAGTGCCAAGAGTCCGCTCACGGGGATTCTAGGCGATTCGGGAGCCAGAGGATTTTTCGCTCCGGAACTGCGGTGGGCTGGCTATCAACAGATTGTTTTTACAGGGGCTTCGGATGGGTGGGTTTATCTGTTTATCGATGATGACAAAGTGGAAATTCGTGACGCTTCTCACTTGGTGGGTCTTGATATCACACAGACAACAGTCCAGCTTCAAGATGAACTTCACGATCCTGATCTTCAGGTTGCCACTATCGGTCCCGCTGGAGAGAACCTGGTCCGATACTCGATTATTTCCTGCAATCTTGCTCGGGCCGCCGGTCGGACGGGAATGGGGGCGGTTATGGGGTCGAAGAAACTCAAAGCTATTGTTGTTCGGGGCAGTAAGCCCGTAATACCCGTTGATCCAAAACGGTTTAAGAATACATGTGAACAGTTCAAACAGAGGATTGAAGAGAACGATGAGTTTGAAGCCCGGCATAAGTTTGGAACAACAAAAATCATGGACTCGCTGGCGAATATGGGCGTGTTGCCCGCTTATCACTACCGAACAGCTCTTTTTGATGATCTCAAGAAAGTTAATGGTACGGCTCTACGCCGAGATCATGTGGTAAAAGCGAAGTCGTGCTATAACTGCAACGTCTATTGCTCTCGCTACTCTTATACAAAGTACAATGAAGGAGAAGGTCCAGAGTACGAAGCCCAGGCAGGATTCTCCGTTAAATGCGGAAATCCCGATCTGGAACTGGCTGTAGGCGTCTCCAATACGGTCAACAGGCTTGGACTCGACTGCATCAGCATGGGAGAAGTCATTGCCTGGCTTATGGAATGCAGACATGAAGAATTGATATCAGATGCGGATATTGATGGTATTGATCTATCTTGGGGTTCAAAAGAGGCACTGCTTCGACTTCCTGAAATGGTTGCTCACAGGAAGGGAATAGGTGACCTGTTGGCGGAAGGGACAAAGCGTGCAGCAAAGCAATTTGGTGAAGAAGCGCAAAAACTGACGGTCGAAGTGAAGGGATTAGAACTATTTGCAGCTGATCCCCGGGGGATTAAGGGATATGCCCTCATGAATGCTGTTAATTCCCGGGGAGGAGACCACTACCGCGGCGAACCGTCCATTGAGCTGACTGGAGATGAAGAACTGGCCATGAAGCGTATCGGCAATCGGGATGCAGCCCATAGATTGAAAGAAGAAGGAAAAGGATTGCTGGTCAACTATGCCGAACATATGGGAATTCTTTCTGACAGCATGACTATCTGCAAGAATATCTCCTGCTGTATGGTGGACGTCATCGGTTTTGACTTTGCTGCGGAGGCTTATTCTGGGCTACTTGGTCACGATATAACGGCACAACAGCTTTGGGAAACCTGTTCTCATGTCAGCCAAGTTGAAAGAGAATTCAACATTCGTGAAGGTCTCCGCCCAGAGGACGATACTCTTCCTGTTCGATTCTTGGGTCAACCTATCCCAGACGGTCCAGCTAAGGGGACGGTAATAGATATTGACAGAATGGTTCAAGATTATTACAAAGAAAAAGGGTGGAAAGAATAATTGTAGAGGGAAATCGTGTCTTATATTGAAACTGTC
This window encodes:
- a CDS encoding aldehyde ferredoxin oxidoreductase family protein; its protein translation is MSICNATSLRVDLTHGKIEKSQTPDNGIGGRTWNSVTLMNELKPGVDPLGPENILCIGVGPLTGSELIGTCRFIASAKSPLTGILGDSGARGFFAPELRWAGYQQIVFTGASDGWVYLFIDDDKVEIRDASHLVGLDITQTTVQLQDELHDPDLQVATIGPAGENLVRYSIISCNLARAAGRTGMGAVMGSKKLKAIVVRGSKPVIPVDPKRFKNTCEQFKQRIEENDEFEARHKFGTTKIMDSLANMGVLPAYHYRTALFDDLKKVNGTALRRDHVVKAKSCYNCNVYCSRYSYTKYNEGEGPEYEAQAGFSVKCGNPDLELAVGVSNTVNRLGLDCISMGEVIAWLMECRHEELISDADIDGIDLSWGSKEALLRLPEMVAHRKGIGDLLAEGTKRAAKQFGEEAQKLTVEVKGLELFAADPRGIKGYALMNAVNSRGGDHYRGEPSIELTGDEELAMKRIGNRDAAHRLKEEGKGLLVNYAEHMGILSDSMTICKNISCCMVDVIGFDFAAEAYSGLLGHDITAQQLWETCSHVSQVEREFNIREGLRPEDDTLPVRFLGQPIPDGPAKGTVIDIDRMVQDYYKEKGWKE